A stretch of the Marivirga tractuosa DSM 4126 genome encodes the following:
- a CDS encoding ATP-dependent DNA helicase encodes MPSASNIIRSKFPFEPTPGQSQFFKALDPFFELDDTDRPILLLKGYAGTGKTTIVSALVKFLPLFNYKYVLMAPTGRAAKVMSNYSKRLALTIHKKIYRQTSEVGSGEPNFSLQKNYHEKTLFIVDEASMLSDEKGFGNSSLLDDIINYVFQNKGNRILFIGDDAQLPPVGKLTSAGLDANFLKSNYRSEVIETVLTEVMRQAQNSGILYNATVLRGELSKKEFNIHFTTNSYKDIFRMTGERLEDGLRYAYDKYGIENTVIICRSNKMAVQYNEYIRRQIHFMEGELEAGDFLMIVKNNYVYQTEDTPGGFLANGDFMEVVKVINFEEMYGLRFADLEIRLTDYEDHPNLQVKVILDTLHSTGPSLNNDEYRALYNHVAEDYMDLETKAERKAAIKKDPYLNALQIKFAYALTCHKSQGGQWKSVFVDQGYLTDEMLNKEYIRWLYTAITRSTDELFLVNFHSKFF; translated from the coding sequence ATGCCTAGTGCTTCTAATATTATAAGGTCAAAATTCCCTTTTGAGCCTACGCCTGGACAGTCACAGTTCTTCAAGGCATTAGATCCCTTTTTTGAACTAGATGATACAGATAGACCTATTTTACTTTTAAAGGGGTATGCAGGTACTGGAAAAACCACTATTGTGAGTGCTTTAGTGAAATTCTTGCCATTATTTAATTATAAATATGTTTTGATGGCTCCAACTGGAAGGGCTGCCAAAGTGATGAGCAATTACTCAAAAAGATTAGCGCTGACAATCCATAAGAAAATCTATCGTCAAACTTCTGAGGTCGGCAGCGGAGAGCCTAATTTTTCCTTGCAAAAAAATTATCATGAAAAAACACTTTTTATTGTTGATGAAGCCAGTATGCTTTCTGATGAAAAGGGGTTTGGTAATAGCAGTTTACTTGATGATATAATCAATTACGTATTCCAGAACAAGGGTAATAGAATTTTATTTATTGGAGATGATGCCCAGCTGCCACCTGTTGGAAAATTGACTAGTGCAGGTCTGGATGCTAATTTTCTAAAAAGTAATTATCGTTCTGAAGTTATTGAGACTGTTTTGACGGAGGTTATGCGTCAGGCACAAAACTCAGGAATACTTTACAATGCTACCGTACTAAGAGGGGAGCTTTCTAAAAAAGAATTTAATATTCACTTTACAACCAATTCCTATAAGGATATTTTCAGAATGACAGGGGAGAGGTTGGAAGATGGTTTGCGTTATGCTTATGACAAATATGGTATTGAAAATACGGTAATCATTTGCAGATCAAATAAAATGGCTGTCCAATACAATGAATATATAAGAAGACAGATTCATTTTATGGAAGGGGAATTGGAAGCTGGGGATTTTTTGATGATTGTTAAAAATAATTATGTCTATCAAACTGAAGATACTCCAGGAGGATTTTTAGCTAATGGTGATTTTATGGAGGTGGTTAAAGTCATCAATTTTGAAGAAATGTATGGACTGCGGTTTGCAGATCTGGAAATCAGATTGACAGATTATGAAGACCATCCGAATCTGCAAGTAAAAGTGATTTTGGATACGCTACATTCAACTGGTCCATCTTTGAATAATGATGAGTACAGAGCGCTATATAATCACGTTGCAGAGGATTACATGGATTTGGAAACCAAAGCAGAACGAAAAGCAGCAATAAAAAAGGATCCGTACCTAAATGCGCTACAAATAAAGTTTGCTTATGCATTGACTTGTCATAAGTCGCAAGGAGGTCAATGGAAATCTGTATTTGTTGATCAAGGCTATTTAACAGATGAAATGTTGAATAAAGAATATATCCGATGGCTTTATACCGCAATCACCCGATCAACGGATGAGCTATTTTTGGTCAATTTTCACTCTAAATTTTTTTAA
- a CDS encoding PaaI family thioesterase codes for MQEKTATNDFKLRVEKFLERQEFMKHIGFDLSVIEEGKTEGWLDIQKIHKQQKGLVHGGVTATIADIVAGFAAYTTVPMDCHVVTAEIKVSYFKAGMGEKLHAIGYVIKRGRKLNFCESEIWSVEGEKRNLIAKATTTMAVITPEDINHKMNA; via the coding sequence ATGCAGGAAAAAACAGCAACAAACGACTTTAAGTTAAGGGTAGAGAAATTTTTAGAACGTCAGGAGTTTATGAAGCATATTGGCTTCGATTTGTCGGTTATAGAAGAAGGTAAAACTGAAGGATGGCTTGACATACAAAAAATACATAAACAACAAAAGGGACTAGTACACGGTGGAGTTACAGCTACTATAGCTGATATTGTGGCAGGTTTTGCCGCTTACACAACGGTTCCGATGGATTGTCATGTAGTCACTGCCGAAATCAAGGTTTCTTATTTTAAGGCTGGTATGGGTGAAAAATTGCATGCGATTGGTTATGTGATCAAAAGAGGAAGAAAATTGAACTTTTGTGAATCCGAGATTTGGTCGGTTGAAGGTGAAAAACGTAATTTGATTGCAAAGGCAACCACAACTATGGCGGTTATTACCCCAGAAGACATCAATCATAAAATGAATGCCTAG
- a CDS encoding NUDIX domain-containing protein — MAANARESVNQKFGGKVRVRVGGILIEDNKILLLKHEGVGKMEYLWSPPGGGMEFGENAEENLKREFLEETGLNIRVDEMLFMNEFINYKIHAIELFFKVKKTGGILKLGNDPEMGNQQILSDLAFFDEKKLKNTENDYLHNMFIGINKPQEVLNLKGYFKFVNNSIK; from the coding sequence ATGGCGGCAAATGCAAGGGAAAGTGTCAATCAAAAATTTGGAGGGAAAGTAAGAGTCAGAGTTGGAGGAATCTTAATAGAGGACAACAAAATTTTACTTTTAAAGCATGAGGGTGTTGGAAAGATGGAGTATTTATGGTCACCTCCTGGTGGCGGAATGGAATTTGGCGAAAATGCAGAAGAAAATTTAAAAAGAGAATTTCTTGAGGAAACAGGCTTGAATATAAGAGTAGATGAGATGTTATTTATGAATGAATTCATAAATTATAAGATTCACGCCATAGAATTATTTTTTAAGGTAAAAAAAACCGGAGGAATTCTTAAATTGGGCAATGATCCTGAAATGGGAAATCAACAAATTTTAAGTGATTTAGCATTTTTCGATGAAAAAAAATTAAAAAACACAGAAAACGACTACTTGCACAATATGTTTATTGGAATAAATAAACCCCAAGAAGTTTTAAATCTTAAAGGATATTTTAAATTTGTGAATAATTCCATAAAATAG
- a CDS encoding DUF3822 family protein, with product MDITKEKVYKPIRKVKDDKFSIDKIEQYCLILEIGDRDLQVSIIDIKSNRVLILEDYSLNKTADEHQKVQVLKALFDSHHLLMVGFWKEVILCFKTPKYCLAPLSYFSKDNARAILKMNCEVHKDESVGYYKVNSNNSVNIFTYQKEVLKFVRSIYVNSKIKVTHQSGMLVNAVLYNPPFANENELSLYIDRFYLHAAVTNNGKLLYFNSFKIQKFEEYTRYINLICNEFKILKKEGVINLWGYIKKDSSHFNALKKDFPALTMGSRTKKLNFGFKFDEIAEHQYFDVFGNYFNL from the coding sequence TTGGATATAACAAAAGAGAAAGTATACAAACCTATCAGGAAGGTTAAGGATGACAAATTCTCTATTGACAAAATTGAGCAATATTGCTTAATTTTAGAGATAGGAGACCGTGACCTTCAAGTATCTATTATTGATATTAAATCAAATAGGGTTTTAATCCTTGAAGATTATAGTTTGAATAAAACTGCAGATGAGCATCAGAAAGTGCAAGTACTTAAGGCACTTTTTGATTCTCATCATTTATTGATGGTAGGATTTTGGAAAGAGGTAATATTGTGTTTTAAAACACCAAAGTATTGCTTAGCACCACTTTCCTATTTTTCGAAAGATAACGCCAGGGCAATACTTAAAATGAACTGCGAAGTTCACAAGGATGAATCGGTAGGATACTATAAAGTAAACAGCAACAACTCCGTTAATATTTTCACTTATCAAAAGGAGGTCTTAAAATTCGTCCGATCCATTTATGTGAACAGCAAAATAAAAGTGACGCACCAAAGTGGTATGTTGGTAAATGCTGTTTTGTATAATCCTCCCTTTGCTAACGAAAACGAGTTGTCATTGTACATTGACAGATTCTATCTTCATGCCGCAGTCACCAACAATGGTAAATTGCTCTATTTTAATTCCTTCAAAATTCAAAAATTCGAAGAATATACACGTTACATTAATTTAATTTGTAACGAGTTTAAAATTCTCAAGAAAGAAGGTGTAATAAATCTTTGGGGCTACATTAAAAAAGACTCTTCCCATTTTAATGCATTGAAAAAAGACTTTCCTGCATTGACGATGGGTAGCAGGACTAAAAAACTAAACTTTGGCTTTAAATTTGATGAAATTGCTGAACATCAATATTTTGATGTCTTTGGAAATTACTTCAATCTCTGA
- the coaD gene encoding pantetheine-phosphate adenylyltransferase, with protein MPKRIAIFPGSFDPFTKGHHDIVQRGLKIFDEIVIAIGYNSKKQNRYFDIDLMVNKLEETFQNESKVSIIVYNKLTSNLAKDLGAGFLLRGLRNTTDFEYENSIAQVNKYLNEGLESVFLITAPEYAAISSTIIREVHKFRGNVDEFLPYTIE; from the coding sequence ATGCCTAAAAGAATAGCTATCTTCCCTGGATCCTTTGACCCATTTACAAAAGGACATCACGACATTGTACAGAGAGGGCTTAAGATTTTTGACGAAATAGTTATTGCAATTGGCTATAATTCAAAAAAACAAAACAGATATTTCGATATTGATTTAATGGTCAATAAGCTTGAAGAAACGTTCCAAAATGAGTCCAAAGTCTCCATTATAGTTTACAATAAACTAACTTCAAACTTGGCAAAAGACCTCGGTGCAGGATTCTTGCTAAGGGGTTTGAGAAACACTACAGATTTTGAGTACGAAAATAGTATTGCTCAAGTAAACAAATACTTAAATGAAGGCTTAGAATCTGTCTTTCTAATTACTGCGCCAGAATATGCCGCTATTAGTTCTACTATCATACGCGAGGTGCATAAATTTCGTGGTAATGTAGATGAATTTCTCCCCTATACAATTGAATAG
- a CDS encoding hydroxymethylglutaryl-CoA lyase: METKNQNIKLIECPRDAMQGLHDFIPTQDKIKYLNQLLKVGFDTIDAGSFVSPKAIPQMKDSAEVFDKIDWQNSTSKLLAIIANQRGASDAVKFEQIAYLGYPLSLSETFQQRNTKRSITTAMEDLKEIQELTIAKDKTLVVYLSMGFGNPYGDPYDAGFVQEFVEKLEKMGVKIISLSDTIGVSNAQNISWIFNQLISQYPDIEFGAHLHSNPATILEKVEAAYSAGCRRFDGAIKGFGGCPMAEDDLVGNMVTEDMVAYFNKENIELGINQEAFIEAQKMALEVFPAR, encoded by the coding sequence ATGGAAACAAAAAATCAAAATATTAAACTCATAGAATGTCCTAGAGATGCCATGCAAGGCTTGCATGACTTTATACCAACACAGGATAAAATCAAATACTTGAATCAGTTGTTAAAAGTAGGTTTTGATACTATTGATGCTGGAAGTTTTGTTTCGCCTAAGGCCATTCCGCAGATGAAGGATAGTGCCGAAGTTTTTGATAAGATAGATTGGCAGAATTCTACTTCTAAACTTTTGGCAATTATTGCTAATCAAAGAGGAGCCTCAGACGCAGTAAAGTTTGAACAGATTGCTTATTTAGGATATCCTCTTTCTTTGTCTGAAACCTTTCAACAGCGTAATACGAAGCGCTCCATTACTACTGCAATGGAAGATTTAAAGGAAATACAAGAGTTGACAATTGCTAAAGATAAAACTTTGGTCGTGTATCTTTCCATGGGTTTTGGAAATCCTTACGGTGATCCTTATGATGCAGGGTTTGTCCAAGAATTCGTAGAAAAGCTTGAAAAAATGGGGGTAAAGATTATTTCACTTTCTGATACGATAGGTGTTTCCAATGCTCAAAATATTTCATGGATTTTTAATCAGCTGATTTCTCAATATCCAGATATTGAGTTTGGTGCGCATTTACACAGTAATCCCGCTACAATATTGGAAAAAGTAGAAGCAGCTTATTCGGCTGGCTGTAGAAGATTTGATGGGGCTATTAAAGGATTTGGCGGATGTCCAATGGCGGAAGATGATTTGGTTGGAAATATGGTGACAGAAGATATGGTGGCTTATTTTAATAAAGAAAATATTGAATTGGGGATTAATCAGGAAGCGTTTATTGAAGCTCAAAAAATGGCTTTGGAGGTTTTTCCTGCTAGGTAA
- a CDS encoding lipopolysaccharide biosynthesis protein — translation MGVIIKQSAYASIINYIGVAVGAVNMIFLFPEFLGQEGLGLYKAVISMAIVLSPFAQVGLARSTLRYFPRFNKGPNSSGRFFTFVLILAFFTISLFIGLFQLVDQWVFGFFEKNAAELIDQYWLIIILAAVMVYISIFEAYFKAQLNVVIPTFMREFFLRILSSLLAFIYFLDIISFEWFLRLSIATYALSLVLLIVILLFKGQLHFNFSIFHLKTPFIKEMMKYAVFIMAGAIGAVIVLQIDQLMVTGFLGLKENAIYVIAFFMGTVIEIPKRSISQMSDAIIANAFENERLDEVKKIYKQSSINQLILGSFVFILVVINLDNIYAIMPKGDVYSSGKWIVVLVGLSKLIDMGFGVNSEIIISSKHYKSNIYFVLILAALTIGLNVLLIPKYGLTGAALATFTSVFLFNLIKMIYIYYILQFQPFSIHTLTTIVLSGLCFYIMSILPQLSNPILNGAYLTILTFVIFGILMLVFKPSKEITKIIQPIRDKLKL, via the coding sequence GTGGGAGTTATCATCAAACAAAGTGCTTATGCCTCAATTATCAACTACATTGGAGTTGCAGTAGGTGCTGTCAATATGATATTTCTCTTTCCAGAGTTTTTAGGGCAGGAAGGTTTGGGTTTGTATAAAGCCGTAATCTCAATGGCTATTGTTTTATCACCTTTTGCACAGGTAGGCCTTGCAAGAAGCACACTGAGATATTTTCCTCGATTCAATAAAGGTCCAAACTCATCAGGACGATTTTTTACTTTCGTTTTGATTCTGGCATTTTTTACAATTTCTTTATTCATTGGGCTGTTCCAATTAGTTGATCAGTGGGTATTTGGATTCTTTGAAAAGAATGCTGCTGAATTAATTGATCAATATTGGCTAATCATCATTTTAGCAGCCGTAATGGTATATATTTCCATATTTGAAGCCTATTTCAAAGCACAACTCAATGTAGTGATCCCTACCTTTATGAGAGAGTTTTTTCTCAGAATTCTAAGTAGTTTACTTGCATTCATATATTTCTTGGATATCATCTCCTTTGAATGGTTTTTAAGGCTTTCAATTGCAACTTATGCATTAAGCCTGGTACTACTTATCGTAATTTTACTGTTCAAAGGTCAACTACATTTTAATTTCTCAATTTTCCATCTCAAAACACCTTTCATTAAGGAAATGATGAAATATGCGGTTTTTATTATGGCTGGAGCTATTGGAGCAGTAATTGTTTTGCAAATTGATCAGCTAATGGTAACAGGTTTTTTAGGCTTGAAAGAAAATGCTATTTACGTAATTGCCTTTTTTATGGGGACTGTAATAGAAATCCCCAAAAGAAGTATTTCTCAAATGTCAGATGCCATAATTGCGAATGCCTTTGAAAATGAAAGGCTAGATGAAGTCAAGAAAATATATAAACAGAGCAGTATCAATCAATTGATCCTGGGAAGCTTTGTCTTTATTTTAGTAGTAATCAATCTGGATAATATTTATGCCATTATGCCAAAAGGGGATGTATATTCGAGTGGAAAATGGATAGTAGTTTTGGTCGGATTGAGTAAATTAATTGATATGGGGTTTGGGGTTAATTCTGAAATTATTATCTCTTCCAAACACTACAAAAGCAATATCTATTTTGTCTTGATTTTAGCGGCATTGACAATTGGACTGAATGTGCTGCTGATTCCTAAATATGGCTTGACCGGGGCTGCCCTGGCGACTTTTACTTCAGTGTTTTTGTTCAACCTCATTAAAATGATTTACATCTATTACATTTTACAATTTCAGCCATTTTCAATTCATACTTTAACAACCATTGTATTGTCTGGTTTATGCTTTTATATCATGAGTATATTACCTCAATTATCTAATCCAATACTAAATGGAGCTTATTTAACTATTCTAACATTTGTGATTTTCGGTATATTGATGTTGGTTTTCAAACCTTCAAAAGAAATTACTAAAATCATTCAGCCAATTAGAGATAAGCTTAAGCTCTAA
- a CDS encoding DegT/DnrJ/EryC1/StrS family aminotransferase, translating into MQFDSVPFLRLSPLRAEVKTALEDVLENGVFMNGENIEAFKYGFSNFLDLNAIIPTANCTDALEIILRSLDIQEGDEVITSAFSWFSDASVIKLIGAKVVFCDIDISHFEINLSDLERRITVKTKALILPHLFGLLHPEIDKISSICKQNNIVLIEDCAQAHGASLNGKLAGTFGDVAVFSFYPTKNLAALGDAGAIATNNGTLAENCSRWANHGQEIRNEHLQLGRNSRMDEIQAAVLCTNLTFLHSDNEKRQKLAGIYYDILADTNCALPHRANGHVYHQFVIRTDRRDELQKFLLENNIETDIHYPTALSDMEVFYSLEKFDQASLASRTVLSLPIHPNHTELEISFVAEKIKSFFRA; encoded by the coding sequence ATGCAATTTGATTCGGTTCCATTTTTAAGATTGTCTCCACTTCGAGCTGAGGTAAAAACTGCTTTAGAAGATGTTTTAGAGAATGGTGTTTTTATGAATGGGGAAAATATTGAAGCTTTTAAATATGGATTTTCAAATTTTCTTGATCTTAATGCTATAATACCTACTGCAAACTGCACGGACGCATTAGAAATAATTTTAAGAAGTCTGGATATTCAGGAGGGTGATGAGGTAATCACTTCGGCTTTTAGTTGGTTCTCAGATGCCTCAGTCATTAAGTTAATAGGTGCAAAAGTGGTGTTTTGTGATATAGATATAAGTCATTTTGAAATAAATCTATCTGATTTAGAGCGCAGGATTACTGTTAAAACCAAAGCACTTATCTTGCCTCATTTATTCGGATTGCTTCATCCCGAAATTGACAAGATCAGCTCTATTTGTAAACAAAATAATATTGTTTTAATTGAAGATTGTGCTCAAGCCCATGGAGCCTCTTTAAATGGTAAATTGGCTGGTACATTTGGTGATGTTGCAGTTTTTAGCTTTTATCCTACCAAGAATTTAGCAGCTTTGGGCGATGCTGGAGCCATAGCCACAAACAATGGAACTTTAGCTGAAAATTGTAGTCGCTGGGCGAATCACGGTCAAGAAATCAGAAATGAGCACCTCCAATTAGGAAGAAATAGTAGGATGGATGAAATTCAAGCTGCTGTTTTATGCACTAATCTTACCTTTCTTCATTCTGATAATGAGAAAAGACAAAAGCTGGCGGGTATTTATTATGATATTTTGGCTGATACCAATTGTGCTTTACCCCATAGAGCAAATGGTCATGTTTATCATCAGTTTGTAATAAGAACTGATAGGAGGGATGAACTTCAAAAGTTTTTATTAGAGAATAATATTGAAACTGATATTCATTATCCAACCGCTCTTTCAGATATGGAAGTTTTTTATTCATTGGAAAAATTCGATCAGGCTAGTTTAGCTTCCAGAACTGTTTTATCTCTACCAATTCACCCCAATCATACTGAACTGGAAATATCGTTTGTAGCAGAAAAGATTAAAAGTTTTTTTAGAGCTTAA
- the pfkA gene encoding 6-phosphofructokinase produces MKKVAIMTSGGDAPGMNACLRAAVRGAVYHGVEIYGIYRGYDGMIEGDIVKMDSHSVSNIIQKGGTILKSARSEEFKTKEGRKKAYNELQKLGIEGLITIGGDGTFTGAKIFYDEYGIPTVGAPGTIDNDLFGTDYTIGFDTAVNTALGAIDKIRDTADSHNRLFFIEVMGRDSGYIAIRSGIGGGAELVMVPETSTSIKEVISTLQEGWARHKTSSIVVVAEGDEEGNAMEIAEKVKKQISQKDIKVSILGHIQRGGSPSAQDRILASRLGLGALEGLMKGEKNVMAGIINDKLVYTSFEDSITKNKPLNQELIHMVKVLSV; encoded by the coding sequence ATGAAGAAAGTAGCAATAATGACCTCTGGTGGAGATGCTCCTGGCATGAATGCATGCCTTAGAGCTGCTGTTAGAGGGGCAGTATACCATGGAGTGGAAATATACGGAATATATAGAGGTTATGATGGGATGATTGAAGGGGATATTGTAAAAATGGATTCACATTCGGTGAGTAATATTATTCAAAAAGGTGGTACTATTCTAAAATCTGCCAGAAGTGAAGAATTTAAAACCAAAGAAGGTCGAAAAAAGGCCTATAATGAACTTCAGAAATTAGGAATAGAAGGTTTGATCACAATTGGTGGGGATGGTACTTTTACTGGTGCAAAAATTTTCTACGATGAATATGGAATTCCAACAGTTGGTGCTCCGGGAACCATAGATAATGACCTATTTGGAACCGACTATACCATAGGATTTGATACTGCAGTAAATACAGCTTTAGGTGCGATAGATAAAATACGTGATACAGCTGATTCTCATAACCGTCTTTTCTTTATTGAAGTAATGGGTAGAGATTCTGGTTATATTGCCATTCGTTCGGGCATTGGTGGGGGAGCTGAATTAGTGATGGTTCCTGAAACCTCTACCAGCATTAAGGAAGTGATCAGTACTTTGCAGGAAGGTTGGGCTCGTCACAAGACATCATCGATTGTAGTGGTTGCTGAGGGTGATGAAGAAGGGAACGCAATGGAGATTGCAGAGAAGGTAAAAAAACAAATTAGTCAGAAAGATATTAAAGTATCCATACTAGGTCATATTCAGCGAGGTGGTTCACCTAGTGCACAAGATCGAATATTGGCAAGCAGATTAGGATTAGGAGCCTTAGAGGGCTTAATGAAAGGTGAAAAGAACGTAATGGCTGGTATTATTAATGACAAATTGGTTTATACAAGTTTTGAGGACAGCATCACTAAAAACAAACCTTTAAATCAGGAATTAATTCACATGGTTAAAGTGTTGAGCGTCTAA
- a CDS encoding GSCFA domain-containing protein yields the protein MELKTTIEIKPTEEKIHPHDRITSIGSCFADHIGSRFEEMKMDILSNPFGIIYNPISQMRLIKAALNEEDLNENHIIENRDIYNHLDAHSIFGKKNLIELKEGIREATSKLKDYLESSKVLILTFGTAWVYRYEKTQQIIANCHKLPSQNFQKELLELEDIVKEVAETLQYLKEKNPALRIILTVSPVRHIKDGIPENMLSKSILRLATNKIKKAVEKTYYFPAFELMMDDLRDYRFYAEDMIHPNNMARNFIWQRFRETFFSEPLFAYCDKWQAIKNDLNHRVMNPGSEEHIQFLEALQKKLKRFSVMGNVEEEMNHVDKELENAKSQ from the coding sequence ATGGAATTAAAAACAACTATTGAAATTAAGCCAACTGAAGAGAAAATCCATCCACATGATAGGATCACTTCAATCGGAAGTTGCTTTGCAGATCATATTGGCAGCCGTTTTGAAGAAATGAAAATGGATATCTTAAGTAATCCTTTCGGAATCATTTACAATCCGATTTCTCAAATGCGATTGATTAAAGCTGCTTTAAATGAAGAAGATCTAAATGAGAATCATATCATTGAAAACAGGGATATTTATAATCATTTAGATGCACATTCGATCTTTGGAAAGAAAAACCTGATTGAATTAAAAGAAGGTATTAGAGAAGCTACTTCTAAACTAAAAGATTACCTAGAAAGCTCCAAAGTACTAATTTTAACTTTTGGAACCGCTTGGGTCTATAGATATGAAAAAACCCAACAAATTATTGCGAATTGCCATAAACTTCCATCTCAAAACTTCCAAAAGGAACTGCTGGAATTAGAGGATATCGTGAAAGAAGTAGCGGAAACTTTACAATACCTCAAAGAAAAAAATCCTGCCCTAAGAATAATCTTAACCGTAAGCCCAGTTCGTCATATAAAAGACGGAATTCCTGAGAATATGCTCAGTAAGTCTATCTTACGATTAGCAACAAATAAAATTAAGAAAGCAGTTGAAAAGACCTACTACTTCCCTGCATTTGAATTAATGATGGATGATCTAAGGGATTATAGATTTTATGCTGAAGATATGATCCATCCAAATAATATGGCAAGGAATTTTATCTGGCAGCGATTCAGAGAAACATTTTTCTCAGAACCACTCTTTGCCTATTGCGACAAATGGCAAGCCATTAAAAACGATTTAAACCATAGGGTAATGAACCCAGGCTCTGAAGAACACATCCAGTTTCTGGAAGCCTTGCAGAAAAAGCTTAAACGTTTTTCCGTTATGGGCAATGTTGAAGAAGAAATGAATCACGTTGATAAAGAATTAGAAAATGCCAAAAGTCAATAA